The window CTGATGTCGTAAGTGACGCCACCGAAGTCCAGGCCATCGCTGTCGAGATTATCGGTGGAGCCATATTTGTAGAGCTTCTCGTGGTTGGAAGACTCTCGTGTCACGGCCGACCAGAAACGGCCACCGGTCATCGTCAGCCCATCGATTTCCTTGGATTCGACCACGGCCCCTTGGTAGATCGTATCCAGTTGCCGACTGGTGTCATCGAACGCCACCGGCAATTGCGGGCGCAGATCACCGACCTTCAACTCGGTCTTGCTGTAGCGCATCTTGAAGGTTGCGCCGGCGCGGCTGTAGTCATCGGCCGTCTGCCGATCACTGACGCTATACGGCAGCGAACCGTCGTTGCCCGACGAATCCAGGCGAACGGCGTATTGCGCGTCCACATCAAGGCCGATGGCCAGTGCTGTGTCGGTGTAACCGGAAGTGAACTGCGCATCGAAACCCTGGGACCAACTATGCACTTCAGAATCGACTGCATTGGTATTGGTGTAGTTACGGTGCAAGTAGAAGTTACGCGTATCCACTTTGAAGTGGCTGTCATCAATTACATCGGCCTGCGCTGCCAAGGGTGAACACATCATTCCCAACGCGCCGGCAATACCGAGCCCACGGCAAGACTGTTTTACTTGAAACATCCGACATCTCCACATCTGTATGTGCTTGGGCACTGTATTTATAGGAGCAGGAGCAGAATCAAACTAAAAACAAAGGCGGATGGCCTGAGGGATGTAAATGACGATGGGTTCGAGCATTGTCAGGCCTCTTGTTGTTATGGGGTAAAACGCCTGACGAGCTCAATGGAGCAGTCCGTCAAGGCGACACGCCTCTTGTCCATGCAAGGTAAGTCAGTAGACGCGCCGCGGGTATTAAGACGAACAGCATCCGCAGGGGGGAAAACTCCAACCCGGCTAAAGATTTCCCTTAGATGATTCAGAAGCGGAGTGCGGCGAGAGGAATGGCGAGTCCATACACCCGAATCGCGAATTCCAGGAGCAATTTCGGGTGAACGTCTGCTTTGACAGCGCCGCATATACATGGGTACCAAGTCGCTCATACGTATGTATCTACAGCCTCTACCAACGCATGACAGACGCCAACGGCCGGTTCTTTAAACTTGCGACATGGCCAAGCTTCGTCAGTGGGTCTGTATCGCTTCGAGGTCGCCTGCGCGACAACTTGCAGTGCAACCGAGTGCTGCAGAGTCGTCGGCTTGATCGGCGTCAAAGCTAAACGAGTACATGTCTGGAGAAAAAAAACATGAGTGCACCGCAAAAGGTAGTCATCGTTACCGGCGCGTCACAAGGCATTGGGGCTGAAGTCGTGAAGGCGTTCCGAGGGCTCAACTACCGGATAGTCGCGACGTCCCGCAAGATCAAGCCGTCAGAAGACCCGGACATCCTGACGGTAGCGGGAGACATCGGTGATCCGGCGACTGCGCAGCGTGTCATCAACGAAGCTGTCGCGCGATTTGGCCGAATCGACACGCTGGTAAATAACGCCGGCATCGGTTTGAGCGCCGTGACCAGGTCGCTGGCGATTGAGTACGCGAAGCAAGGCATTCGCGTTTAGCCGTTGCACCGGGCGTCACCAAGACGCCTATGCATACAGAGGAATACTACGAAATGCTTGGCTTCTCTCCATCCGCTGGGACGTATGGGCGAAGCGAGCGAGATCGCCAGCGCTATTGT of the Pseudomonas sp. MAG733B genome contains:
- a CDS encoding OprD family outer membrane porin; its protein translation is MFQVKQSCRGLGIAGALGMMCSPLAAQADVIDDSHFKVDTRNFYLHRNYTNTNAVDSEVHSWSQGFDAQFTSGYTDTALAIGLDVDAQYAVRLDSSGNDGSLPYSVSDRQTADDYSRAGATFKMRYSKTELKVGDLRPQLPVAFDDTSRQLDTIYQGAVVESKEIDGLTMTGGRFWSAVTRESSNHEKLYKYGSTDNLDSDGLDFGGVTYDISKNLQASYFYGVLHDIYQQHYFGLMHMADLGNGYKLKTDLRYFNNNEDGNALNGEIDNRSYGGLFSLLKGAHMFGLSYQRMLGDSVFPTMNGYIPQPYLVHWSSLGFVRPGEKSWGARYSYDFAGMGMPGLKLYTRYIKGTNWNRGGNLSDNQESERFLGLSYVVQSGALQGLGLDVRNIDVKQKYGYDYNEFRVATTYTWKFW